The Raphanus sativus cultivar WK10039 chromosome 6, ASM80110v3, whole genome shotgun sequence sequence CAAAATACAAAACGTATCTTGAAATGTGGTGATGATGTTATTAAAGAGATTCTTACGAATGAACTTGTTTCAAGAGACTGTTGTCTGAAGGTAGTAAGAGGGGGAAAAGAATGCCACTTGGAGATTAGTAAGTCAATGTTTCAATTATATCAACTCAAATGCTTTGCTTCtcaagttttcttttaaaattaatgagGTTTGGAACAGATGTTCTGCAGAAGTTGAAAGTCCTTCATCATTTCATGATGACGCAAATTAGTTATCTTGATTGaatcttttgttatattatctaatgtattataaaatatggttTGTTATACTATtctaattatacaaataaaatcaaattttcattacttatttttttcataactCTGACATTGTATAAAAAACTCTAATGTGATATCTTAGGGCTGTTCTAACAGTGTTTGTTTAGCATagttttttatcaaatataaaacataattgcACATGAAtcttattaagaaaaaatcacatatattttctttgtaactctaataaattatattgtttgaaaatcaagaaaatttacaaagaaaaataaaaactgagAGAACGATATAGGAAAAAAATGTAACTTTCatttttgtgaaacaaaaacGTTAATCTCATTTTTATGATCCCAGCTATGATTTAGTATGAAATTCCTTACAAcaattttgaattaattatcTAAAGCTCTTTTACAATATTTTCCACAAAACATATAActtctttgttttttcaaaatatatatcatctcTTCTTTTGTAATAACTACATACAGAATGAAATTATCTTTGTGTTCATACAATCAAAATATAGATCTTTATGAGGAGATTGATCAGAGGGACAATTACTTAATCAAAGGGACAATATGATTATGCTTAATGGCTTAATGCTCTATACGAAAAAGTATCATATTTCAACAATTCAGAAGCTTTTATTCAAATATAACCAGTAAGAACTCAGATAAACATAAACTAAGAGGGATCAACAAACCAAGAGAAAAGATTTCATGATTTTCTATGTTCTTGGTATTTTTCTCAAACGGTGTTTCAAGTTATATATCTACAGTCATCCTTATTCATGTTTTAGCCATGCCAGCTATGATAGGATGCTTTAGAAGCAAGGTCTTGCGGCCTCCAGTAATATCTATTAATTTTGTCCATTTATTTACAAAAAGTCCTTTAGTTTAGTGGTTTAAATGTTTGGGTTTGTATGGTAACAACCTAAGTTCAAACCAGGGGATTGTTAGTAGTGGCCTTCTTTTTATGAACCTCCTTCTAGTCTTCAGTAGACCATGACCGCTACTTTATTTAGCTTATTCGTCTTCTTGCTTgcttgttaaaaaaattatgtagtACTTAATCATAAAGATCTATTAGACAAGACTAACAAAGCTCTTTACAATTTTTTGcaaaaatcatatatacatCATCtacaaattttcttttgtttcaagaAATTATCACTATATTTAGACCATGTAATTATTTCAATAAACATAGATCCAAGTTTCCATTAGTTACATTTTTTACTTAAGTGAAATATTATTTCCAACGTTTTACATTGAATGtaatttgttttcttcaatGGTCTTTATTATAAATGCCGTTAAACATTTTTCttacatattcaaaataaatttttaattttctcttATTTTGAGTTCATTAGTTAATAAGTTTAGGCTCTGACATTCATAATCTCCAAAAGTAACATGAAACAATCATAGATCAGCTCCATGATGTAAAAAGCTAACTCTGACGACCAATCTCTCACCTTTAAGGCATGTCATGACAATGGAACATGTGAACTTCACTGCCATCATACATAGGCGAAGAATCAACACTGTTATTTCTGCTTGAAGCACGACGCACTTCTTCATTGTTACCTGGAACATCATCTAGAATCAAACTTCTTCAGTAAAAACTGGAAAGCACATAGAAAGAGAAGACATAAGCCTATTCAAATTTCAGATGATAAAGATACTTAATTAATGAATAagatgatgaaaaaaataataaataggcTTTAAAGAATATATCATCCATCTGTTCGAAATCATCAATTGAAGAAGCACTGTAGAAAGACTTTGATCTCTCGgactctgcttcttcttcttcttcatatctATATGGCcaacaaaaacatttatatgtAGTTTCAGGGGAGTTCATGTACCTTTCACTACACATACCAATagatgtttatgtttatatgagTTCATAGTTGTATAGATGCTTAAGAGTTGTTGAAACATGATGTTCTTTTCATATAATGGGAGTTACCTTTTTTTCCTTCCATATATAGTTTTCTAactttttaaattctttttgcTAGGTTATcaaacaatataatttattcgagttacaaagaaaaaatatacaattttgtttaataaGATTCATGTGCAATTATGTTTAACTGCATTAGATTTAAGAACAACGAATTAGAGTTAAGAAGAACGAATTGGCCGatgaaaatttgatttgattctatatagatataataatataacaaaccattattttttaatacatcatatattatgaaaatgttCAATCAAGATAACTCAATCGCCTCATGGTGAGATAATGAAGGATTTTCAACTACTTTAGAACATCTATCCCAAACATGGTTAATTCTAAAAGAAACTCGAGAAGCAAAGCGTTTCAGTTGATATAATCGAAACATAATCTTTTGAATCTCCATGTAGCATTTTTTTCCAGCCCTTAATATCTTCTTACAACACTTTCTTGGAACATGTTCATTCGTAAGAATCTCTTTAAGAACATCTAGACCACATTTCCCAATGGGCTCCATCTTGTCCATGCATGTTTGGAGATACATTTGGTATTTTGGTGGAAGATTCTCTAGCATATGATCATTGTAATCTTGTGAAACCCGCGATGTCGCATCCACTAAATCAAAAATGTGACTGGGATTGATCAGTGGTTTATCCTCAACATTTTCTTGTCCCAAATTTGGATGCGAAGCCGGCGATGTGGCATCCACTAAATCAAACACGGGACTGGAATTGATCAGTGGTTTATCGTCAACATTTTTCTTGATCCAAATTTGGATACGCATATGATACCAAAGTGGTAATTATGAAAAACACCAAAAAGATTGTTTTAGTCTCCATCCTGTATGATTACCTTTTAATTCTTCCttgaattgttttgtttttatcctATTATCatgatttgtatatatatatatatatatatatatatatagtaataaagTGATTTTGAATGTTACTGATGgtgttttgtattaattaataaaataacttatttttagttgttttgaaacaacataatttctttattaatttattcagCTCGAAGAGTAAcatttaaattgattttctaTGTTTTATGCATTGATTGTTAACTAATACTCACTATGCTTCATGTGTCTTTAAAATTTTGCATacaattaagaaaattaataattttggttttatccttattaaatataatattttgtttgaatttatttacaaatgaactaaaaataagaatcaattgaaaaaaatagtttaaatatgcATGAACATCTATTTACCTATTGTTTGTAATAAAGGGAAATGTAGTGTTCTTGGTTTGATGACATTAGTGCCGCATAAGTTGTAAACAACATGAAGTTTCGCATCAGTTAAACATTTGCAATTTTCCTTGTCTGCATTGACTGAAGATCATGTACAATATTCATGTGAAAATCTAAAGCATACATGATCCTTTTTCATAAAGACATAACAACTTTAAGTTATCAAGTCAAGCTGCGCTCGGTGTGGCAAATTCCACATACCATGGATGCTACAAGCCATGAACTCTCACACCTAACATAGATGTTCTATCTAGGTTTATCCGACAATGGCATAAACACTCATGCTTTCTGCAGTCAAACAAAAAGAGTAGATCAAGTAAAACGAATCATGCAAGAAAACGACAGTAGTAAGTAAACTATGAGATTTAAACCTGCACTGGGAGGTAGAGCTTGAACTCCAGAGGAAGCTCTTCATCTGAGTAGAGACGGTCAGCAAAATATATCCTCCTGAGACGGCAGTTAGCATGAACCTGATCTCGCAAAGTCTCGGCGTAGTTAGTCCCATCAGCCCTCCTAGTAAGATCAGGTAAATTCAACTGTATCTGATTTCATCCCTCATCCATCTTCAAAGGCATTGTACAAATATATGGCTTCACTCTAGTCACAGACTACAAAACAAACATAATAATTCAACACAAAGACATCAATTAACTGCATAAGCGGATTCAGAGACTGAAAGAAACAAGAGGGAAGAAAAACTTACTTGAAAGTTAGAAGCTTGGAAACGCCTACGAACATCCTTATCATCAAGAATCTGAATCTCGAAGGAGAAAtaattcttcatgttcttcactaCCAATACCCAAAAAGGAAGCTTGATACCACGAGTTGCAGACAGATCAGCAGGACATGTAATGTACGTAGACTGAATGTTTGATCCAACTACTTCAAGCACATTGGATTGTATGTCATCATCACGGCAACGCTTCACATGTCCATCTTCAACTatgaatcaaaaagaaaaacattatagATGCTTAGCTAAAACACTAAATTTGATTGAAATCTCTAGAAAAATTAGAAGATAAAGGTATATTAAATCAATCGGTCACCTTCTTTGTCCCATATCTGAAGAGGCTTACTtctgcaaaaataaaaataaaaacatatgtcTCAACACAATCAATGGTTTTAGAGAATATATCGAAAGAGTCTTAGGAATCACACTGAAACGTACCCTAGACTGTAAAGAATAGAGAGGAAGCCAGACTGAAACGTGTTCTTGAACATGTCTTACTTCTTCTTCGATTCCCAGAAAGAAGAAAGGTgtagaaataaaattatcaatGCACAGAGAGACGCTCCTACTGACTTAATCGTTTAGGGCTTGGCCTCGGCCCATTAATATATGTGTTACTGTTATCCTTGAGGTATACATCCTGTCATGCATTAAATCAAGAGAAAATTGGCTCCCATAGGTCTAAAGGTGACCATAGTTAGAGAATAATCCctcataaatagaaaataattttgattccAATTTTACTCTTGTAACCTATACAACCTAACTCTTGCATAGTATTTGATTCCAATTCAATTTTATGCTCATTTATATGACTCAAATAGGCTTAAATTGTTATAAATTGGTTAAATCGATTTAAATCGATATAAACTAgtcaaaatatgttaaaataagcAATAATGTTATTACAAATCTAAATTTTTGTCTAATTTCTTTTGGTTTGcacatttattttgataatttatcacaattattttataattaaacttaaatactaaaatatgtcatataaatatataatatatataaaataaatcaacaaTTTGTTAACGTCTAGGCCTCGTATAGGTTCCGAATAATTTGTATAGTCGCTAGTCCTCTATTAAGCGCCTAGTTACCTCCTAGAATATTGGTTAATgtgtatctatattattaaaactcaagtatctttgaaaattgtttggaaacatgaataatagtataaaatgaatataatgttgtttggaaatatgaataacaatatattagaaaaaatgataatagcttatgttattaagaaaaatatattatgaaaagAACATTGTGTTCAATAATTTAGAAACATATATTCAAGTTTCCATTAGTTACCATTTTTTTACTTAAGTGAAATATTACTCCCACCGCTtgatattaaatgtaatatttaaaaaacgcttttatataaatgtctttatacatttttcatacatatttaaactaactttaaaTTTGTTCTTTTTAGTCCATTGgttgataaattcaaaaaaaaaatatttagcaagtttaaaaccaaaattactaattttcttaatttgtatgCAAAAATACATGAAACATAGTGAATATTCAATGCCTGAAACataaaaatcaatttgaaaatGTTACTCATAGAgttaactaaattaataaagaaATTATGTTGTTGCAAAACaactaaaaatgttattttattaattaatacaaaacaaTAACATTCAAAACCACTTgattactataaatatatacactTATAAATCATGGTAACATGAAAAAGCAAAACAATTCAAAGAAGAAGTTAAAAAGTAATCATACAGAATGGAGTCTAAGACAATTTTCAAGGCATTTTTCATAATCACCACTTTAGTGTCATATGCGTATCCAAATTTGGGTCAAGAAGATGTTGAAGATGAACCACTGGTCAATCCTGCTCGCGAGTTTGATAGATTGGATGCGATATCGCCGGCTTCGGAAAATTACAATAATTATATTCTAGAGAACCTCCCACCAAAATACAAAGCATATATAGAAACATGCATGGGTAAGATGGGGTACATTGGTATTGAGAAATGTGGTGATAATGTTCTTAAAGAAATTCTTACGAATGAACATGTTTCAAGAGAGTGTTGTCTGGAGGTAGTAAGAGCTGGAAAAAAATGCCACATGGAGATTAATAAGTTGATGTTTCGATTTTATCAACTCAAACGTTTTGCTTCTCAagtttctttcaaaattaatgaGATTTGGAACAGATGTTCTGCTGAAATTGAAAGTCCTTCATCATCTGTTGATGGCACGATTTAGTTTCTTTGATTGaatcttttgttatattatatGACGTATTATGAAATAATGGTTTATTATCTATTCTAACTATATAAACAAGATCAATTTTTCATCAGCTTATTCGGGTTCCTTATTCTAATGTTGTATAAAACACTCTAATGCATATATTGGGTTGTTCTAACTAGTGTTTGTTTAGCATTGTTTTGTagtttatcaaatataaaacataattgcacatgatttttgttaaacagaattgtatatttatttctttgtaaCTCGAATATATGATGgtgtttgaaaataaaataaatttatgaaaataaataaaaagtgagAGAATGATATAGGAAAAAATATGTAACTTTCATTTTTCGTGAAACAAAAATGTTAATCTCATTTTTATGATCCTAGCTATGACTTAATATGAAAATTCCTTATAACGATTTGTGAATTAATTATCTAAAGCTCTTTTCACTGTTTTCACAAAACATAtaacttatttgttttttcaagGTATATATCATCTCTTCTTTTCTAATAATCCCAATATAGAATGAAATCAAATCATTGTGTTCATAGGATCAAAATATAGATTCTCATGAGAAGACTGATCAGAGGGACAATTACTTGATCAAAGGGACAATATGCTTATGCTTAATGGCCTAATACTCTATATGAAAAAATAACACTGTGTTCAAAAATTTAGAAgattttattcaaatataacGAGTAAGAActcatataaacataaattcagAAGAATAATCAAGAGAAAATATTTCATGATTGTCTATGTTCTTGGTATTTATCTCAAACGGctttcaaattatatatccaCAGTCATCCTTGTTCatgttctttcttcttcttcttcttcttcttcttgcttgcTTGCTTGTTAAAGATTTATGTAGTACTTAATCATAAAGATCTATCAGACAAGAGTATACAAAGCTCTTTACAattcttttcaaaaatatatatacttcgtctacaaattttatttggttttgcAAAGTCGATATGATCATCACTATATCTAGACTATGTAATTATTTCAAGAAACATATATCAAAAGTTTCCATGAGTTACCATTTTTTTTACTTAAGTGAAATATTACTCCATACATTTgatattaaatgtatttttttaaaaatgtttttattataaatattttaatacatttttcatACATATTTAAACTAACTTTCAATTTGTTCTTTTTAGTTCATTAGTTGATAAATTCaaataagaaattatatttagtaagtttaaaaccaaaattactaattttcttaatttgtatgCAAAAATACATGAAACATAGTGAGTATTTAATTTACAATCGATGccaaaacatatatatcaatTTGAAAATGTTACTCTTAGAgctaactaaattaataaagaaATTATGTCATTGCAAAACaactaaaaatgttattttattaattaatacaaatcaATAACATTCAAAATCACTTGATTGCTATATATAGATACACTTATAAATCATGgtaataggaaaaaaaatatccaaagcAGAAGTTAAAAGTTAATCATACATAATGGAGACTAAGACAATTTTCATGGCATTTTTCATTATTACCACTTTGGTATCATCTGTGTATCCAAGTTTGGGACAGaaagatgttgatgatgaacagTTGGTCCATCCCGGCCACGAGTTTGATACATTAGATGCAATATCACCGGCTTCGCAAGACTACAACACTTATATGCTAGAGAACCTCCCACCAAAATACCAAGCATATCTCGAATCTTGCGGGAAAAATATGGGGCCCAATGGTacttgatgtcttgcatatttgcattgttttaaccattcattcataagcatttgcattatatagattaggatttagacatgtttaggttgcatttggcatacatatgtctctatcaggtattggaacaccacatggagttcttagagacatttggaagcaaagtgatcaaaaagggggtgaaagatgagcatggatggaggccttagagaaatcttctgtttctaagattttgtggagacacaggaaattgagttagctttctaatggaagtggtttcaagtcatttggagatgtaatgaaggagttatgatcaatttactagaggcatatccatcctggtcgagaaccgcagagtgaccttctggagcgaccccctaaggtagctcccaaccagagcgaccaaccagagcgacccacctaagtagctcgcattttcatcgcccggagacacaaaaatggagtctggagcgacctctcagagcgaccccccaaggtcgctccagccccttttgctacacgattttatgatttttcaaggacctttttgcaatttcttatgcacgtttttactctgaaaaacctaatgtttaagtatgttgtagccaccttttggcagattatctttgatctattgaagaacacaaactctcttaagaaaaagatttctttttggcttgatttgtgattgttcttgtgatttctcttctatttctctatatgattcatctgaaatccatcatgggttcaagaggaatcatggggattagtgagtaatcaccttttgaattcatgggttagggagattaagggtgattaggctagttctaggatgttttagtgtagatcattcttgttccttgctagtagagtattcataatgcatcatttgagtaggccactcaaagggtgatctctaggcatttcccacccaaaaggtgtttgatgaaatgcctgagtcaactctcctaggcttttagtgtactttgccaaagagatttgttgttaaagatgctaagatagctaatagacttgttagtaatgattgcttgcatgttattcaaccaaagacatttgatgtttgagacatgttagcaaatgagcattcatctagacatagagcttgcttagaattgtgtctaggcttaaggttagtagtttgattgattcatttgtcatccttagttcgaaacctgatcacccaaggtctaaatccctatacccatgagttctcctttccaatagcttaaaagtatcatttttattgctttgctttagctttaatcattagtttagaaatcttcaaatcactgattgcacttagattaggcaaatacttgcattctcactgctttgagtccctcagaactggttcgacaaacttacttccactatactatcatttgacttaggagcctcaaaactcctaacatcaaattggcgccgttgccaaattctgagtttgatttgaacattgagatttagtcatttgcttgagactaagtcatttttatttttgtaagttactgattctcttcttcactctttgtgattttcaggtgtatgaacttgaggagcaagggtacatcaaaccttgttccaagagccacagacatcagagctttagagagagagtgtactagaaagagaagacaagaagagcaacaggctcaactgcagccactggaagctgcaatggaagaacaacaaaatcctcagaaccccaatggacctcaacagcgaccagctcgccccattggcactta is a genomic window containing:
- the LOC130496655 gene encoding protein DOWN-REGULATED IN DIF1 11-like, producing MESKTIFKAFFIITTLVSYAYPNLGQEDVEDEPLVNPAREFDRLDAISPASENYNNYILENLPPKYKAYIETCMGKMGYIGIEKCGDNVLKEILTNEHVSRECCLEVVRAGKKCHMEINKLMFRFYQLKRFASQVSFKINEIWNRCSAEIESPSSSVDGTI